In the genome of Bryobacteraceae bacterium, one region contains:
- a CDS encoding anti-sigma factor — translation MSGPNLRDLCEAYLLGHLDAEERARVDGLLARQDPECVAAMREASDFVANLAALAPDVEPPALLRSRLLNVIRAEAPRRRGLAGMAIPWAIAAGLAMVAFTQYRSATEGARQLAAARAEIVQLARDNQRQKEILAVVLAGDSRLIPIGASSREPVFRAFWSGPRGIVLAGENVPAPAEGRAMQLWVVPKSGNPVSAGVFAPDADGTVLLVASGQLPARDQAAALAISDEPAGGSPQPTTTPAYVGPIGD, via the coding sequence ATGAGCGGCCCGAACCTGCGGGATCTCTGCGAAGCCTATCTGCTCGGCCACCTCGACGCCGAGGAGCGGGCCCGCGTGGATGGCCTGCTGGCGCGCCAGGACCCCGAGTGCGTGGCGGCGATGCGCGAGGCATCAGATTTCGTGGCCAATCTGGCCGCGCTGGCGCCGGATGTGGAGCCACCCGCGCTGCTGCGTTCGCGTCTGCTCAACGTGATCCGTGCCGAGGCTCCGCGCCGGCGTGGATTGGCGGGCATGGCGATTCCCTGGGCGATCGCGGCGGGGCTGGCGATGGTGGCGTTTACGCAGTACCGGTCCGCCACGGAAGGTGCGCGGCAACTGGCGGCGGCGCGGGCCGAAATCGTCCAACTGGCGAGGGACAACCAGCGGCAGAAGGAGATTCTCGCCGTGGTGCTGGCCGGCGATTCGCGCCTGATCCCGATCGGCGCATCGTCGCGCGAGCCTGTTTTTCGCGCCTTCTGGAGCGGGCCGCGCGGCATCGTGCTGGCCGGTGAGAACGTGCCGGCTCCGGCCGAGGGCCGGGCCATGCAACTGTGGGTGGTGCCGAAGTCCGGCAATCCGGTGAGCGCCGGCGTCTTTGCTCCGGACGCGGATGGCACGGTGCTGCTGGTGGCGTCCGGCCAGTTGCCGGCGCGCGACCAGGCCGCCGCGCTGGCCATTTCCGACGAGCCGGCCGGGGGCAGTCCGCAGCCCACCACGACGCCGGCC
- a CDS encoding sigma-70 family RNA polymerase sigma factor yields MLMAFATSGAFPATPPPEPDLGGLIRRAAAGDQRAFAELYDRTNRLVYSVVFRIVADPSDAEEVTLDVYNQVWRSAASYDAGRSAPATWLIMTARSRALDRIRSRTARSRHEAPLDPGHDSPSPEGGADQTAWFAQRRKLVLNAIGQLQPDQRQLIELSFFEGLSHSEMAARLNQPLGTVKTRVRSGLTKLRQALADTVGYSS; encoded by the coding sequence ATGCTGATGGCGTTCGCCACGAGCGGCGCATTTCCCGCCACACCGCCGCCCGAGCCGGATCTCGGAGGATTGATCCGCCGGGCGGCGGCGGGAGATCAGCGTGCCTTCGCCGAGCTTTACGACCGGACGAACCGGCTGGTGTATAGCGTGGTGTTTCGCATCGTGGCCGATCCCTCCGACGCCGAGGAAGTGACGCTCGACGTCTACAACCAGGTGTGGCGTTCGGCGGCTTCCTACGATGCCGGGCGCAGCGCGCCGGCGACGTGGCTGATCATGACGGCGCGGTCGCGGGCGCTCGATCGGATCCGGTCACGCACGGCACGGTCCCGGCACGAGGCGCCGCTCGATCCCGGGCACGACAGCCCGTCGCCGGAGGGCGGCGCCGACCAAACAGCGTGGTTCGCCCAGCGCCGGAAGCTGGTGCTGAACGCCATCGGCCAACTGCAGCCGGATCAGCGGCAGTTGATCGAGTTGTCCTTTTTCGAAGGCCTTAGCCACTCGGAAATGGCCGCGCGCCTCAACCAACCGCTGGGGACCGTAAAGACGCGAGTCCGTTCCGGGTTGACCAAACTGCGCCAGGCGTTGGCGGATACTGTGGGGTACTCGTCATGA